In a single window of the Nodularia spumigena CCY9414 genome:
- a CDS encoding glycosyltransferase, whose protein sequence is MPANSWLEDDYYDELDQLNSLLSDPSADEEESVVEVDPMSLPSRFQGRRRKAALVLTVVWSGTIALHLASWGSIFILGLTTLLGFHALVVVFARPRRYSKEMQGDFPSVSVLVAAKNEEAVIGKLVKNLCSLEYPDGQFEVWIIDDNSTDQTPQLLAELAQEYDQLKVLRRSPEASGGKSGALNQVLPLTKGEIVAVFDADAQVVPDLLLQVAPLFQREKVGAVQVRKAIANAKENFWTQGQMAEMALDTWFQQQRVSIAGIGELRGNGQFVRRTALESFGGWNEETITDDLDMTLRLHLDKWDIECTLYPAVQEEGVTNAIALWHQRSRWAEGGYQRYLDYWDLILQNRMGARKTWDMLIFMFTMYILPTAAVPDIFMAVARHRLPILGPVTTLSVGMSVIGMFAGLKRIRQDQEFNISTSFVLLLQTLRGSFYMLHWLVVMSATTARMSVREKRLKWIKTVHSGSGD, encoded by the coding sequence ATGCCAGCGAATTCCTGGCTCGAAGACGATTATTACGACGAGCTTGACCAACTTAACTCCCTATTATCCGACCCATCGGCAGATGAGGAGGAGTCAGTGGTAGAGGTAGATCCCATGTCTCTGCCATCCCGGTTTCAAGGACGTAGACGCAAAGCTGCTCTGGTTTTAACTGTAGTTTGGAGCGGTACTATCGCTCTGCATTTAGCGTCTTGGGGTTCAATATTTATTCTCGGACTGACTACTCTCCTAGGATTTCACGCTTTAGTGGTGGTATTTGCTAGACCCAGGCGCTATAGCAAAGAAATGCAGGGAGATTTTCCCTCTGTATCTGTGTTAGTAGCAGCAAAAAACGAAGAAGCAGTTATCGGTAAATTAGTCAAGAATCTTTGTAGTCTAGAATATCCAGATGGGCAGTTTGAAGTCTGGATAATTGACGATAACAGCACCGATCAGACACCGCAGTTATTAGCGGAACTAGCCCAAGAATATGACCAACTCAAGGTTCTCAGGCGTTCTCCAGAAGCTAGTGGCGGCAAATCAGGAGCTTTGAATCAGGTATTGCCATTGACTAAGGGCGAAATTGTCGCAGTGTTTGATGCTGATGCTCAAGTAGTACCAGACTTACTGCTACAGGTAGCACCTTTATTCCAACGCGAAAAGGTGGGGGCGGTGCAGGTGCGAAAAGCCATAGCCAACGCCAAGGAAAATTTTTGGACTCAGGGTCAAATGGCTGAAATGGCTTTAGATACCTGGTTTCAGCAGCAACGTGTCTCCATCGCTGGGATTGGCGAACTGCGAGGTAATGGTCAATTTGTCCGGCGTACAGCCTTAGAAAGTTTTGGGGGATGGAATGAAGAAACCATCACCGATGATTTGGATATGACTTTGCGCCTACATCTTGACAAATGGGACATTGAGTGTACATTATACCCAGCTGTACAGGAAGAAGGTGTGACAAATGCGATCGCTCTTTGGCATCAGCGCAGTCGTTGGGCAGAAGGCGGCTATCAGCGCTATTTAGATTACTGGGATCTCATCCTCCAAAACCGCATGGGCGCGCGGAAAACCTGGGATATGCTGATATTTATGTTCACTATGTATATCCTCCCCACAGCCGCCGTTCCAGATATATTCATGGCGGTGGCTCGCCATCGTCTACCAATTTTAGGTCCGGTAACTACACTATCAGTCGGTATGTCTGTTATTGGGATGTTTGCCGGACTTAAGCGCATACGCCAAGATCAGGAATTCAATATTTCTACATCTTTTGTATTATTGTTACAAACCCTGCGTGGCTCTTTCTATATGTTGCACTGGTTGGTAGTCATGAGTGCTACCACTGCTCGGATGTCCGTCAGAGAAAAGCGCCTGAAATGGATTAAAACAGTGCATTCAGGTAGCGGTGACTAA
- a CDS encoding DNA polymerase III subunit gamma/tau: protein MSYEPLHHKYRPKSFAELVGQEAIATTLTNAIRTAKIAPAYLFTGPRGTGKTSSARILAKSLNCLNSDQPTAEPCGVCDVCQGITKGYSLDVIEIDAASNTGVDNIRELIEKAQFAPVQCRYKVYVVDECHMLSTAAFNALLKTLEEPPKHVVFVLATTDPQRVLPTIISRCQRFDFRRIQLEAMVNHLSAIASKENINITSDAVTLIGQIAQGGLRDAESLLDQLALTVGEVTPDKVWDLVGSVSEQDLIALLNAIAQNRAEGVLDCSRKILDSGREPLIILQNLAALYRDLLIAQTASNRQDLVTCTQQTWTALVELSQKLDMSTILQGQQHLRTAEVQIKNTTQPRLWLEVTLLGLLPSANIQTQAASIPQRVNTPAVAPNYYPVASAPPQPTNHNQTVNPVSAPQPTNHNPVYPTPTTPEPQTQAPAPVNSEPAPQEVTTQSGYDLTQVWQQVCMNIQMPSRQALLGQMCQITEFNGNVVRVAVRGAWLDTLKSDLPVITDAFQQIFQREIQVYLEKGTSSTSKSTRTNPQPQNPTPVQQPPANNYNQQIQTLAPTTPATPAPAPAPTPTPAKTESTTGASRVQTLPPRTMQKPLADWETDEVTIAAKRLADFFNGQVIRFTDDGIDSPESMATSEGLDEPEIDDD, encoded by the coding sequence ATGTCTTACGAACCCCTCCACCATAAGTATCGCCCAAAGAGTTTTGCTGAACTGGTGGGACAAGAGGCGATCGCTACTACCCTCACCAACGCGATTCGCACTGCTAAAATTGCCCCAGCCTATTTATTCACAGGCCCCAGAGGCACGGGAAAGACTTCTAGCGCCCGCATTCTCGCTAAATCTTTAAATTGTCTCAACAGTGACCAGCCCACTGCTGAACCCTGTGGAGTGTGTGATGTTTGTCAAGGCATCACCAAGGGCTATTCCCTCGATGTGATAGAAATTGATGCTGCCAGTAACACTGGTGTTGATAATATCCGTGAGTTAATTGAAAAGGCACAGTTTGCCCCTGTACAGTGTCGCTACAAGGTTTATGTAGTCGATGAATGCCATATGCTCAGTACGGCGGCATTCAATGCGTTATTAAAGACATTAGAAGAACCACCGAAGCACGTAGTTTTTGTTTTAGCGACAACAGACCCGCAGCGAGTCTTACCAACGATTATTTCACGCTGCCAAAGATTTGATTTTAGACGTATTCAGTTAGAGGCGATGGTTAATCATTTAAGTGCGATCGCCTCTAAAGAAAATATTAATATTACTTCTGATGCTGTCACCTTAATCGGTCAAATTGCTCAGGGAGGATTGCGAGATGCAGAAAGTTTACTGGATCAATTAGCTTTGACTGTGGGTGAAGTGACACCTGACAAAGTTTGGGATTTGGTCGGTTCGGTGAGTGAACAAGACTTAATTGCCTTATTGAATGCGATCGCACAAAATCGAGCCGAAGGAGTTTTAGATTGTAGCCGGAAAATTCTCGATAGTGGACGGGAACCGCTAATTATTCTGCAAAATCTCGCCGCTTTATACAGAGATTTGCTAATAGCACAAACTGCATCTAATCGTCAAGATTTAGTTACTTGTACTCAGCAAACCTGGACAGCGTTGGTTGAATTGTCCCAAAAACTCGATATGAGTACAATTTTGCAAGGACAGCAACACCTACGCACAGCAGAAGTGCAAATAAAAAATACCACCCAGCCCCGCTTATGGTTGGAAGTAACACTACTAGGATTATTGCCGAGTGCAAATATTCAAACCCAAGCTGCAAGCATACCTCAGCGAGTAAATACGCCTGCTGTAGCTCCCAATTATTACCCAGTTGCTTCTGCACCACCTCAGCCAACAAATCACAATCAGACGGTTAACCCAGTATCTGCACCTCAGCCGACAAATCACAATCCGGTTTATCCAACCCCAACCACACCAGAACCTCAGACTCAAGCACCAGCACCTGTAAATAGTGAACCAGCACCACAGGAAGTTACTACACAATCAGGGTATGACTTAACTCAAGTTTGGCAACAAGTCTGTATGAATATTCAGATGCCTTCTCGGCAAGCTTTACTGGGTCAAATGTGTCAAATTACAGAGTTTAACGGGAACGTGGTTCGTGTTGCTGTCAGAGGCGCTTGGTTAGACACACTTAAATCTGATCTGCCGGTGATTACAGATGCTTTCCAACAGATTTTTCAGCGCGAAATCCAGGTTTATCTGGAAAAAGGAACTTCTTCTACTTCTAAATCAACAAGAACAAATCCTCAACCACAAAATCCTACTCCCGTTCAGCAACCACCAGCAAATAACTATAATCAGCAAATTCAAACTTTAGCACCGACGACTCCAGCGACACCAGCACCAGCACCAGCACCAACACCAACCCCAGCAAAAACCGAATCAACGACGGGTGCAAGTAGAGTGCAAACCCTGCCTCCAAGAACAATGCAAAAGCCTCTGGCTGATTGGGAAACTGATGAAGTGACAATTGCAGCCAAGCGTCTAGCGGATTTCTTCAATGGGCAGGTTATCCGCTTTACAGACGATGGAATTGATTCGCCTGAATCTATGGCTACATCTGAGGGTTTGGATGAACCAGAAATTGATGATGATTAA
- a CDS encoding CHAT domain-containing protein, whose translation MLTQLLQSLNKFFNNPVDHQQSRSIKAARGLEVTQPLPELTNADLEVLFTQLLEGVQQGRGQQWAIQYLQRMDDRISVDRWIDWLLIFAEKLLLSPAPNYQLAEQMMQLGELGIGKVGELSYDIGIRLLTGELGEPETESDTTTSKMLDHTLDSPTQELIPNFSESLWESENPEFETTAAIPAIDYPSGILTENTEYAVEAEENIAPSLVTAPEQDVMDNFREMLGESEAQKTEIPKSEPETAIGASLGRWDESANLVPQLGANLSTLNPLPVITADQPDVQAQDWFYQGLQQAKTGDLLGAIASYNQAIEINPDSSEYWFNHGLTLFHLKYFADAIASYDQAIALKPHHYKSWYNRGATLGELGQFEEAIACFDQAIAIGPQNPEAFSSKGLALFKLGQIPEAIANYDQALNLEPQDPGNWYYRGLALAVEQYAEAIASYDKAIEIQPDFHEVWIDRGVVLFNLGNWSQAIASWDQALATQPDLYLAWYNRGIALENLGQREQAIASYHNAIAIKPDFHLAWYNQAVALFYLERFADAIVSYDKALEIKLDYWEAWISRGTAASHLVTPTTLNSLTSITTQNPALQQSGYEGKLASLEEGLKHIHPDTHPEGWGRLHLAKGNTYYDLGKKSPTPRNYWCQAIAEYNQALLTLTTADFTELHLEVLQSLIKTHLGIGQTAQAEELQQRAADLLAQLLTESTRSDDSKKQLALKFAGIGQLEVDLAVEYGDLVEAWEMAEQGKNSCLTWLLSDWQEQIYSHYYSSVQQLLNPHTAIIYWHISPVALHTFIIKDQAPSPILLFTPIQDVGTIDLEENPQPADELPLPEAVRRLIEFENWLENWHQEYQEYLSEPQDQHSKSNHIWRVDMAEKLLQLQNILQISTIAQELEDITQLTLIPHRDLHRLPLHTLFNISSPSHKELPNNFTISYLPSVQKGLSVKTENIWQLQHQMLLSIEYPNSTNDSPGKLAQLESEIISQMFHNPQRIQGANATKNQVANSLFAPKNILHFAGRVSNNFIAPKKSALLLVDEEQITLEEICQTNLNSYKLITLAAGETARTKNPNITTEYVDLASGFLCEGIPHVVSTLWSVESSTSALVMIEFYRRLQLNKSPVTALAEATLWLKELTALDLTKWYEDLLNHLDTDELTIKAYLATYLYRSSKMVPDKKLYNHPYYWAAYTIKGIISE comes from the coding sequence ATGCTCACGCAGCTATTGCAGTCGCTTAACAAATTTTTTAACAACCCCGTTGATCATCAGCAGAGTCGTTCTATTAAAGCTGCGAGGGGCTTGGAGGTGACACAACCCCTACCTGAGCTAACTAATGCGGATCTGGAGGTGTTATTTACCCAGTTATTGGAAGGCGTACAGCAAGGACGAGGACAACAATGGGCTATCCAGTATCTCCAACGGATGGATGATCGCATCAGTGTTGATCGCTGGATAGATTGGCTGCTGATATTTGCCGAAAAATTGCTTTTATCACCAGCGCCCAATTATCAGTTAGCAGAACAAATGATGCAATTAGGCGAACTGGGAATTGGTAAGGTTGGTGAACTGTCTTACGATATTGGTATCCGCTTGTTGACAGGAGAATTGGGCGAGCCTGAGACAGAAAGTGACACCACAACCTCAAAAATGTTAGATCACACTCTAGACTCTCCAACACAGGAGTTGATACCTAATTTCAGCGAATCTTTATGGGAGTCGGAAAACCCAGAGTTTGAAACTACAGCAGCAATACCCGCAATTGATTATCCTTCAGGAATATTGACTGAGAATACAGAATATGCAGTTGAAGCCGAGGAAAATATAGCACCATCCCTCGTCACAGCGCCTGAGCAAGATGTGATGGACAATTTCAGGGAAATGTTGGGGGAGTCGGAAGCACAAAAAACTGAGATTCCCAAATCAGAACCTGAAACAGCAATAGGAGCTTCTTTGGGGAGGTGGGATGAAAGTGCTAATTTAGTCCCACAGCTAGGGGCTAATCTTTCAACTTTGAACCCGCTCCCAGTTATTACTGCTGATCAACCTGATGTTCAAGCGCAAGATTGGTTTTATCAAGGTCTTCAGCAAGCCAAAACAGGTGATTTGCTCGGAGCGATCGCTTCTTATAATCAAGCTATAGAAATCAATCCTGATTCTTCGGAATATTGGTTTAATCACGGTTTAACTTTATTTCATTTAAAATATTTTGCCGATGCGATCGCCTCTTATGACCAAGCCATTGCACTCAAACCCCATCACTACAAATCTTGGTATAATCGGGGTGCAACTTTAGGTGAGTTAGGACAATTTGAAGAAGCGATCGCCTGTTTTGATCAAGCCATCGCCATTGGTCCCCAGAATCCAGAAGCTTTCTCTAGCAAGGGTTTAGCCCTGTTTAAATTAGGACAAATTCCCGAAGCAATTGCCAATTATGACCAAGCCCTAAATTTAGAACCACAAGACCCAGGAAACTGGTATTATAGAGGGTTAGCCTTGGCTGTTGAGCAATATGCAGAAGCGATCGCCTCTTACGACAAAGCCATTGAAATTCAACCAGATTTTCATGAAGTTTGGATTGACCGGGGTGTAGTATTATTTAATTTAGGAAATTGGTCCCAAGCGATCGCCTCCTGGGATCAAGCACTTGCCACCCAACCAGATTTATACTTAGCTTGGTATAACCGGGGTATAGCCTTAGAAAACTTAGGACAAAGAGAACAAGCGATCGCCTCCTACCACAACGCCATAGCCATCAAGCCCGATTTTCACTTAGCTTGGTACAACCAAGCCGTAGCGCTGTTTTATTTAGAAAGATTTGCCGATGCGATCGTTTCCTACGACAAAGCCTTAGAAATTAAACTTGACTATTGGGAAGCGTGGATTAGTCGAGGAACTGCTGCTAGCCATTTAGTTACCCCCACAACATTAAATTCTTTAACCAGCATCACCACACAAAATCCTGCCTTGCAGCAGAGCGGCTATGAGGGTAAACTAGCAAGTCTAGAAGAAGGCTTGAAACATATTCACCCAGATACCCACCCAGAAGGTTGGGGTAGATTGCATCTAGCCAAAGGCAATACATACTACGATCTAGGAAAAAAATCTCCCACACCCCGTAATTATTGGTGTCAAGCCATAGCTGAATACAATCAAGCCCTATTAACTCTCACAACAGCAGATTTTACCGAGTTGCATTTAGAAGTTTTGCAATCTCTGATTAAAACACATTTGGGAATAGGTCAAACAGCACAAGCAGAAGAATTACAGCAACGAGCCGCAGATTTACTAGCACAACTACTGACTGAATCAACTCGTTCTGATGACAGTAAAAAACAGCTAGCGCTCAAATTTGCCGGAATTGGTCAATTAGAAGTTGATTTAGCCGTAGAATACGGCGACTTAGTAGAAGCCTGGGAAATGGCAGAACAGGGCAAAAATTCCTGTTTAACTTGGCTACTATCCGATTGGCAGGAACAGATTTACTCACACTACTACAGTTCGGTTCAACAACTCCTCAATCCCCACACAGCCATAATTTATTGGCATATTAGCCCAGTAGCCTTACATACCTTCATCATTAAAGACCAAGCCCCATCACCCATTTTACTATTTACACCCATACAAGATGTCGGCACAATAGACTTAGAAGAAAACCCCCAACCTGCTGATGAACTTCCTCTACCCGAAGCTGTCAGACGCTTAATTGAATTTGAGAATTGGCTGGAAAATTGGCATCAAGAATACCAAGAATATCTTAGTGAACCCCAAGACCAACACAGCAAAAGCAATCATATTTGGCGAGTGGATATGGCAGAAAAGCTGTTACAACTGCAAAATATTCTCCAAATTTCCACAATTGCACAAGAACTCGAAGACATCACCCAACTAACATTAATTCCCCACCGCGACTTACATAGATTACCTCTCCATACTCTTTTTAATATTTCTTCGCCGTCCCACAAAGAACTACCAAATAATTTTACTATTAGCTATTTGCCCAGTGTCCAAAAAGGTTTGTCTGTAAAAACTGAAAATATCTGGCAATTGCAACATCAAATGTTGCTGAGTATCGAGTACCCCAACAGCACAAATGATTCCCCAGGAAAATTGGCACAATTAGAATCTGAAATTATTAGCCAGATGTTCCATAATCCTCAACGCATCCAGGGAGCTAATGCTACCAAAAATCAAGTAGCAAATTCCTTGTTTGCTCCTAAAAATATTTTGCATTTTGCCGGGCGTGTGAGCAATAATTTTATTGCACCAAAAAAATCAGCATTGCTATTAGTAGATGAAGAGCAAATAACCTTAGAAGAAATCTGCCAAACAAATCTCAATAGTTACAAATTAATTACTCTTGCGGCTGGTGAAACAGCGAGAACGAAAAACCCGAATATTACTACCGAATATGTGGATTTAGCCAGTGGTTTTCTCTGTGAAGGAATACCTCATGTGGTAAGTACACTATGGAGTGTAGAATCATCTACCAGTGCTTTAGTGATGATTGAGTTCTATAGAAGACTACAGCTAAATAAATCACCAGTTACTGCTTTAGCTGAAGCCACATTATGGCTCAAAGAACTAACTGCTCTTGACCTGACAAAATGGTATGAAGACTTACTAAATCATCTCGATACTGATGAATTAACAATTAAAGCTTATTTAGCAACCTATTTATATAGAAGTAGTAAGATGGTTCCCGATAAAAAACTTTACAATCATCCTTACTACTGGGCAGCATACACAATTAAAGGTATAATTTCTGAATAA
- a CDS encoding putative 2-dehydropantoate 2-reductase produces the protein MCDSFGLLRERRYAILGTGALGGFYGAKLQKAGLDVHFLLKSDYEHVSKSGLFVESKDGDFTLPQVNAYNDVNQMPQCDVVIVALKTTQNHLLPKLLPPVVKDTGVVLVLQNGLNIEEDIAQIVSNVQIIGGLCFLCSNKVGAGHIHHLDYGKITLGEYTPEYQPHPITDKIQQIANDFQNAGIPIELAADLLLARWQKLVWNIPYNGLSVILNATTDELMADADTRKLVEQLMNEVAAGAKTSGRIIPDKFIQTMLNYTLKMKPYRTSMKIDYDEHRPLEVEAIFGNPLKKVQAAGVNLPQISCMYHQLKFLNQRNTLP, from the coding sequence ATGTGCGATTCCTTCGGACTGCTCCGCGAACGCAGGTACGCCATCCTCGGAACTGGTGCATTAGGCGGGTTTTATGGCGCTAAATTGCAAAAAGCTGGTTTAGATGTCCACTTTTTGCTCAAAAGTGATTACGAACACGTGAGCAAATCTGGTTTATTTGTCGAGTCTAAAGACGGTGATTTTACCCTTCCCCAAGTTAACGCCTATAACGATGTCAACCAGATGCCACAATGTGATGTAGTCATAGTGGCACTGAAGACAACACAAAACCATTTACTACCAAAATTATTACCACCCGTGGTTAAAGATACTGGCGTAGTATTAGTATTGCAGAATGGATTAAATATAGAAGAAGACATAGCCCAAATTGTCAGCAATGTTCAAATTATCGGTGGTTTATGTTTTTTGTGTTCCAATAAAGTGGGAGCAGGGCATATTCATCACTTAGATTATGGAAAAATTACCTTGGGGGAATATACCCCGGAATATCAACCTCATCCGATTACAGACAAGATACAGCAGATTGCTAATGACTTTCAAAATGCTGGTATCCCCATCGAATTAGCCGCAGATTTATTGCTGGCGCGGTGGCAAAAACTGGTGTGGAATATACCCTACAATGGGCTATCTGTAATCCTCAATGCGACAACAGACGAATTAATGGCTGATGCTGACACCCGGAAATTAGTTGAACAATTGATGAACGAAGTAGCAGCTGGCGCGAAAACTTCCGGACGTATAATTCCTGACAAATTCATTCAAACCATGCTGAATTACACACTCAAAATGAAACCATACCGTACCAGCATGAAAATTGACTATGATGAACACCGCCCCTTAGAAGTAGAAGCAATTTTCGGAAACCCCTTAAAAAAAGTCCAAGCAGCAGGTGTAAACTTACCACAAATTAGCTGTATGTATCATCAACTCAAATTTCTGAATCAAAGAAATACCCTTCCTTAA
- a CDS encoding molybdenum cofactor biosynthesis protein MoaE produces the protein MSNTLTSAIKPKTEDSFAITFAPLSLEEIYTKANDAANGAVVVMSGMVRNQTNGQPVIALEYQAYEPMALRVFYQIAADIRSTWSDVKRVVIYHRVGRLQVGEISVLVAVGCPHRSEAFEACRYAIDTLKHNAPIWKKEHWADGSSTWVSIAACEH, from the coding sequence ATGTCCAATACACTAACCTCAGCAATTAAACCAAAAACCGAAGATAGTTTTGCCATCACCTTTGCACCATTATCCCTAGAAGAAATCTACACCAAAGCCAACGACGCAGCTAACGGTGCGGTAGTCGTAATGAGTGGAATGGTTCGCAATCAAACAAATGGACAACCTGTAATTGCCTTAGAATATCAAGCTTATGAACCAATGGCGTTAAGAGTTTTCTATCAAATTGCGGCTGATATTCGTTCCACTTGGTCTGATGTGAAGCGGGTAGTAATTTATCATCGCGTCGGGCGTTTGCAAGTAGGAGAAATCAGCGTCTTAGTAGCCGTTGGGTGTCCGCATCGTAGTGAAGCCTTTGAAGCTTGTCGTTATGCTATTGATACTCTTAAACATAATGCCCCTATTTGGAAAAAAGAACATTGGGCTGATGGTTCTAGCACCTGGGTGAGTATTGCTGCTTGTGAGCATTAG
- a CDS encoding AAA family ATPase, protein MKIQSLQLKYFKKFRSSPVFDFTDQETGLARDIIVLIGMNGAGKTSLLQAIASTLGTATGRLKAPSDLEWAGFNYELLGSNWRGFEPEVTVNVQFSSGELQAVRDFQQKLQDMGRDLQPPGDKHIVTLKWRNGRVQADSAAELFQFKGREYAKQLLRAEGFSVFERVGTILWYTEQRTSTSLTTEDPDRKVEITEDLLRDRLSKWRQFHQDVETEKIRILRPGQKDLYAEIERAYKAVFPERSFEGPVPRENVDDILSELWFYLYDGRNQYEISEMSGGERAIFPMLMDFASWNIHNSVILIDEIELHLHPPMQQALLRALPKLGTNNQFIITTHSDYIEQLVPEAYIIRLEV, encoded by the coding sequence ATGAAAATTCAATCCCTACAACTAAAATATTTTAAGAAATTCCGGTCTTCTCCAGTATTTGATTTCACAGATCAAGAAACTGGGTTGGCGCGAGATATTATTGTTCTCATCGGCATGAATGGTGCTGGAAAAACAAGTCTTTTACAAGCGATCGCGTCAACTCTCGGCACAGCAACTGGACGCTTAAAAGCACCTTCCGATTTAGAATGGGCAGGATTTAACTATGAACTGCTTGGAAGTAACTGGAGAGGATTTGAGCCAGAGGTAACTGTAAATGTGCAGTTCTCATCTGGTGAACTCCAAGCTGTGCGAGATTTTCAACAGAAATTACAAGATATGGGTCGTGATTTGCAGCCGCCTGGTGACAAGCATATTGTTACCCTAAAATGGCGAAATGGACGTGTTCAAGCAGATAGTGCGGCTGAATTATTTCAATTTAAAGGACGAGAATACGCTAAACAATTACTTCGTGCTGAAGGATTTTCAGTATTTGAACGAGTGGGTACAATTCTTTGGTACACAGAACAGAGAACTTCAACTAGCCTAACTACAGAAGATCCAGATCGCAAAGTAGAAATTACAGAAGACCTTTTGCGCGATCGCCTTTCTAAATGGCGACAATTCCATCAAGATGTAGAAACGGAGAAAATTCGGATTCTACGCCCAGGACAAAAGGATTTATACGCCGAAATTGAACGCGCTTACAAAGCAGTTTTTCCAGAACGAAGTTTTGAAGGCCCAGTTCCGCGAGAGAATGTGGACGATATCTTGAGTGAACTCTGGTTTTATTTATATGACGGTAGAAACCAGTATGAAATTTCTGAAATGTCCGGGGGTGAACGTGCTATTTTCCCGATGTTAATGGACTTTGCTAGTTGGAATATTCATAACTCTGTCATTCTTATTGATGAGATTGAGTTGCACCTACATCCACCAATGCAACAGGCATTGCTGAGAGCTTTACCCAAGTTAGGCACAAATAATCAGTTTATTATTACAACCCACTCTGATTATATAGAGCAATTAGTACCTGAAGCATATATTATCAGACTAGAGGTGTAA